Proteins co-encoded in one Camelus bactrianus isolate YW-2024 breed Bactrian camel chromosome 6, ASM4877302v1, whole genome shotgun sequence genomic window:
- the RPS6KA5 gene encoding ribosomal protein S6 kinase alpha-5 isoform X2 → MAPDIVRGGDSGHDKAVDWWSLGVLMYELLTGASPFTVDGEKNSQAEISRRILKSEPPYPQEMSAVAKDLIQRLLMKDPKKRLGCGPRDADEIKEHLFFQKINWDDLAAKKVPAPFKPVIRDELDVSNFAEEFTEMDPTYSPAALPQSSERLFQGYSFVAPSILFKRNAAVIDPLQSHVGVDRPGVTNVARSAMMKDSPFYQHYDLDLKDKPLGEGSFSICRKCIHKKSNQAFAVKIISKRMEANTQKEITALKLCEGHPNIVKLHEVFHDQLHTFLVMELLNGGELFERIKRKKHFSETEASYIMRKLVSAVSHMHDVGVVHRDLKPENLLFTDENDNLEIKVIDFGFARLKPPDNQPLKTPCFTLHYAAPELLNHNGYDESCDLWSLGVILYTMLSGQVPFQSHDKSLTCTSAVEIMKKIKKGDFSFEGEAWKNVSQEAKDLIQGLLTVDPNKRLKMSGLRYNEWLQDGSQLSSNPLMTPDILGSSGAAVHTCVKATFHAFNKYKREGFCLQNVDKAPLAKRRKMKKTSTSTETRSSSSESSHSSSSHSHGKTTPTKALQPSHPADSNNPETLFQFSD, encoded by the exons GAGAATATTAAAAAGCGAGCCTCCGTATCCCCAAGAAATGAGTGCTGTAGCCAAAGACCTCATTCAGCGTCTCTTGATGAAAGATCCCAAGAAAAGACTGGGATGTGGTCCACGTGATGCGGATGAAATCAAAGAACATCTCTTTTTTCAG aaaataaattgggATGATTTAGCTGCCAAAAAAGTGCCGGCGCCCTTTAAGCCAGTCATCCGGGATGAATTAGATGTGAGTAACTTTGCAGAAGAGTTCACAGAAATGGACCCCACCTACTCTCCCGCGGCACTGCCCCAGAGCTCCGAGAGGCTGTTTCAG ggctaTTCCTTTGTTGCTCCTTCTATCCTGTTCAAGCGTAATGCAGCCGTCATAGACCCTCTTCAGTCTCACGTGGGAGTTGACCGTCCTGGAGTGACAAATGTTGCTAGGAGTGCAATGATGAAG GACTCTCCGTTCTATCAACACTATGACCTAGATCTGAAGGACAAACCATTGGGAGAAGGAAGTTTTTCCATTTGTCGAAAGTGCATACACAAAAAAAGTAACCAAGCATTTGCAGTCAAAATTATCAGCAAAAG GATGGAAGCCAATACTCAGAAAGAAATAACAGCTCTGAAACTCTGTGAAGGACACCCCAATATCGTGAAACTACATGAAGTTTTTCATGATCAG CTTCACACGTTTCTAGTGATGGAACTTCTAAATGGAGGAGAGCTGTTTGAGCgaattaagagaaagaaacactTCAGTGAGACGGAAGCCAGCTACATCATGCGGAAGCTTGTTTCGGCTGTAAGCCACATGCATGATGTCGGAGTGGTACATAGAGATTTGAAACCCGAG AATTTATTGTTCACCGATGAAAATGACAATTTGGAAATCAAAGTAATTGATTTTGGATTTGCACGCTTAAAGCCGCCTGATAATCAGCCTCTGAAGACACCGTGCTTCACTCTTCACTACGCCGCCCCCGAGCTCTTGAATCACAACGGCTACGATGAGTCCTGTGACCTCTGGAGCTTGGGCGTCATTTTG TATACAATGTTGTCAGGGCAAGTTCCATTCCAATCTCATGACAAAAGTTTGACGTGCACCAGTGCAGTGGAaatcatgaagaaaattaaaaagggagATTTCTCCTTTGAAGGAGAAGCCTGGAAGAATGTATCCCAAGAAGCTAAAGATTTGATCCAAG GACTTCTCACAGTTGATCCAAATAAGAGGCTTAAAATGTCTGGCTTGAGATACAATGAATGGCTTCAGGATGGCAGTCAGCTGTCCTCAAATCCTCTGATGACTCCAGACATTCTAGGATCCTCAGGAGCTGCTGTGCATACTTGTGTGAAAGCAACCTTCCAC GCCTTTAACAAATACAAGAGAGAGGGGTTTTGCCTTCAGAATGTGGATAAGGCCCCTCTGGCGAAGAGAAGGAAGATGAAGAAGACCAGCACCAGCACGGAGACGCGCAGCAGCTCCAGCGAGAGctctcactcctcctcctcccactcccatgGCAAGACGACACCCACGAAGGCACTGCAGCCAAGCCACCCTGCCGACAGCAATAACCCGGAGACCCTCTTCCAGTTCTCGGACTGA
- the RPS6KA5 gene encoding ribosomal protein S6 kinase alpha-5 isoform X3: MSAVAKDLIQRLLMKDPKKRLGCGPRDADEIKEHLFFQKINWDDLAAKKVPAPFKPVIRDELDVSNFAEEFTEMDPTYSPAALPQSSERLFQGYSFVAPSILFKRNAAVIDPLQSHVGVDRPGVTNVARSAMMKDSPFYQHYDLDLKDKPLGEGSFSICRKCIHKKSNQAFAVKIISKRMEANTQKEITALKLCEGHPNIVKLHEVFHDQLHTFLVMELLNGGELFERIKRKKHFSETEASYIMRKLVSAVSHMHDVGVVHRDLKPENLLFTDENDNLEIKVIDFGFARLKPPDNQPLKTPCFTLHYAAPELLNHNGYDESCDLWSLGVILYTMLSGQVPFQSHDKSLTCTSAVEIMKKIKKGDFSFEGEAWKNVSQEAKDLIQGLLTVDPNKRLKMSGLRYNEWLQDGSQLSSNPLMTPDILGSSGAAVHTCVKATFHAFNKYKREGFCLQNVDKAPLAKRRKMKKTSTSTETRSSSSESSHSSSSHSHGKTTPTKALQPSHPADSNNPETLFQFSD, encoded by the exons ATGAGTGCTGTAGCCAAAGACCTCATTCAGCGTCTCTTGATGAAAGATCCCAAGAAAAGACTGGGATGTGGTCCACGTGATGCGGATGAAATCAAAGAACATCTCTTTTTTCAG aaaataaattgggATGATTTAGCTGCCAAAAAAGTGCCGGCGCCCTTTAAGCCAGTCATCCGGGATGAATTAGATGTGAGTAACTTTGCAGAAGAGTTCACAGAAATGGACCCCACCTACTCTCCCGCGGCACTGCCCCAGAGCTCCGAGAGGCTGTTTCAG ggctaTTCCTTTGTTGCTCCTTCTATCCTGTTCAAGCGTAATGCAGCCGTCATAGACCCTCTTCAGTCTCACGTGGGAGTTGACCGTCCTGGAGTGACAAATGTTGCTAGGAGTGCAATGATGAAG GACTCTCCGTTCTATCAACACTATGACCTAGATCTGAAGGACAAACCATTGGGAGAAGGAAGTTTTTCCATTTGTCGAAAGTGCATACACAAAAAAAGTAACCAAGCATTTGCAGTCAAAATTATCAGCAAAAG GATGGAAGCCAATACTCAGAAAGAAATAACAGCTCTGAAACTCTGTGAAGGACACCCCAATATCGTGAAACTACATGAAGTTTTTCATGATCAG CTTCACACGTTTCTAGTGATGGAACTTCTAAATGGAGGAGAGCTGTTTGAGCgaattaagagaaagaaacactTCAGTGAGACGGAAGCCAGCTACATCATGCGGAAGCTTGTTTCGGCTGTAAGCCACATGCATGATGTCGGAGTGGTACATAGAGATTTGAAACCCGAG AATTTATTGTTCACCGATGAAAATGACAATTTGGAAATCAAAGTAATTGATTTTGGATTTGCACGCTTAAAGCCGCCTGATAATCAGCCTCTGAAGACACCGTGCTTCACTCTTCACTACGCCGCCCCCGAGCTCTTGAATCACAACGGCTACGATGAGTCCTGTGACCTCTGGAGCTTGGGCGTCATTTTG TATACAATGTTGTCAGGGCAAGTTCCATTCCAATCTCATGACAAAAGTTTGACGTGCACCAGTGCAGTGGAaatcatgaagaaaattaaaaagggagATTTCTCCTTTGAAGGAGAAGCCTGGAAGAATGTATCCCAAGAAGCTAAAGATTTGATCCAAG GACTTCTCACAGTTGATCCAAATAAGAGGCTTAAAATGTCTGGCTTGAGATACAATGAATGGCTTCAGGATGGCAGTCAGCTGTCCTCAAATCCTCTGATGACTCCAGACATTCTAGGATCCTCAGGAGCTGCTGTGCATACTTGTGTGAAAGCAACCTTCCAC GCCTTTAACAAATACAAGAGAGAGGGGTTTTGCCTTCAGAATGTGGATAAGGCCCCTCTGGCGAAGAGAAGGAAGATGAAGAAGACCAGCACCAGCACGGAGACGCGCAGCAGCTCCAGCGAGAGctctcactcctcctcctcccactcccatgGCAAGACGACACCCACGAAGGCACTGCAGCCAAGCCACCCTGCCGACAGCAATAACCCGGAGACCCTCTTCCAGTTCTCGGACTGA